The DNA segment TTGAGCAGGCGCGGAAAGATGCTCATGTCGCCAGCCCCGGTGACGAAACGCGGGCGCAACGCGATGGTTTCCAGGCCGAATTCCTGAGCGCCGAAGACCTTCTGCTCGGCCAGGTACTTGGTCGCCGCGTATGGATGCCTAAAGCGCTTGGGCACTTGTTCTTCGGTCAGACCGAGATGGTCGCGGCCATCGAAATAGATCGACGGCGATGACAGGTGCACCAAACGCCGGACCCGCTGCTTGAGGCAGGCCTCAACGACATTTTCGGTGACCTGCACGTTGCCCTGATGGAAATCCTGATAACGCCCCCACACACCGACCGCACCGGCGCAATGCACCACGGCTTCGACATCCGCGCACAGCTCGCGGGCCAGTTCGGCATCGGTCAGATCGCCGGGCACGAACTCGGCGCCACGGCGCACCAGATGCTCGACGCTCTCGGCCCGGCGCCCGTTAACCCGCACCTCAAGGCCCTGCTCCAGGGCAAAACGCGCAAAGCGTCCGCCAATGAAGCCGCTTGCGCCGGTAACCAAAATCTTCATCAAAAACTCCACAGATACAGCTGCAAGCTACAAGCCATTAGCAGCAAGTTAAAACGCTGCGCTTGCCGCTTGCAGCTTGACGCTCGCAACTGCTTCTAAGCCACTAGCCATTGCGGTGACGAGCGCAGTAATTGCTCGGTGAGCAGGTTGAGCAATTGCCCGCCGTTGCGCCAATGATGCCAGTACAGCGGCACATCGATGGGTTTATCTGGCAACAACTCGCGCAATACGCCGCTGCGCAACTGTTCGCGCACTTGCAACTCCGGCACCAGTCCCCAGCCGATTCCGGCTTCGGCCAAGCGGATGAAACCTTCCGAAGACGGACACAAATGGTGTTCGAAACCACCATCGACGCCCAGCGATGCGAGATAGCGATGCTGCAGAAAATCGTCCGGCCCGAACACCAGTGCCGGCGTGCGCGGCAGTTGTTCGGCGCGCACGCCCTGGGGGAAATGCCGCTCAATGAAGGCCGGGCTGGCCAAAGCGCGGTAACGCATCGCCCCGAGCAACACACTGCGCGCGCCGGCCACCGGTCGCTCGCTGGCGCAAAGGCAGGCCGCCACTTCACCGGCGCGCATACGTTTGAGGCCGACCGTCTGGTCTTCAACGATCAGGTCGAGCAATAAATGCTGCGCAGCGCAGAAATCCCCCACCGCTTGCCCCCACCAGGTGGCGAGACTGTCGGCGTTGAGCGCGATGCGCAGACGATCCGGCAGCCCCTCTTCGTCCAGCGCCGGAACGACGCTTTGCAGGTCACGCTCCAGCAAACGCACCTGCTGCACATGGTTGAGCAAGCGTCGGCCGATCTCGGTTGGCGCCGGCGGTGTGCCGCGAATCAGCACCGGCTGGCCGACCCGTGCTTCGAGCAGTTTGATCCGCTGCGAGATCGCCGACTGCGACAAACCCAGTACCTGCGCAGCCCGTTCGAAGCCAGCCTGTTCAACCACGGCGGCCAAGGCAGACAGCAATTTATAGTCGAACATCAGTTTTCCTAATGAGCGATCAGCAATATTGGTTTTTCTTATACATCGCTCGACCGGAGAATAGCCAGCAAGCACTTTTTCCCAAGGATCACGTTCATGGCCGGCGAAACTTCACTCACCACTTTATTGCGCAGCATGAGCCCGCAACTCAACGCCGGCGAATACGTGTTCTGCACCCTGTTCGATGGCGTGCTGCCGCGCGATCTTGAGATTGTCGGCAGCTTTCGCGAGCAGGAAGGCCTGACGGTGATCGTGCAGCGTGCCCATGCCGAACAGGCCGGTTTGCACTTCGACTATGTGGCGGCGTGGATCACTCTCAATGTGCACTCCGCGCTGGAAGCGGTTGGCCTCACCGCCGCGTTCGCCACGGCGTTGGGCCAGGCCGGGATCAGTTGCAACGTGATTGCCGGCTACTACCACGACCATTTGTTCGTCGGCCAGGCCGACGCCGAACGCGCCATGCAAGTGCTGCGCGATCTCGCAGCCAACGCGGAGTAACCGTTATGTGGCAAAGCTATGTGAACGGCCTGCTGGTGGCCCTCGGGCTAATCATGGCGATCGGCACCCAGAACGCCTTCGTATTGGCGCAGAGCCTGCGCCGTGAACATCATTTGCCGGTCGCCGCGCTGTGCGTGGCGTGCGATGCGCTGCTGGTGGCGGCCGGGGTGTTCGGCCTGGCGACGATTCTTGCGCAGAACCCGACGCTGCTGGCGGTCGCCCGTTGGGGCGGCGCGACGTTTCTGATCTGGTATGGCAGCCAGGCGTTGCGCCGGGCCTGTTCGAAACAAAGCCTGGATCAAGGCGCAAAGCAGACCGTGCGTTCATTGCGCGCCGTGATGCTCAGCGCGCTGGCGGTGACGCTGCTTAATCCGCACGTTTATCTGGATACCGTGTTGCTGATCGGCTCGCTCGGCGCCCAACAATCGGTGCCGGGGGCTTATGTGGTCGGCGCGGCAAGCGCTTCGCTGCTGTGGTTTTTCACCCTGGCGCTCGGCGCGGCGTGGCTGGCACCGTGGCTCGCTCGCCCCAGTACCTGGCGGATTCTTGACCTGGTGGTGGCGTTGATGATGTTCACGGTGGCCGGGCAGCTGATTATTGCGAACTGATTTATTCCAAACAGCCAAGAGGATGCCGTTGAACCTCTATCCCACACAGTTGTTGCGTGGTTATGCCGCAACCCCGGTGCTATGATCCAGACCCTGCGCCGCAAAGAGTAAAAACTCGCCGGTGCATTTCTGGCCGCCCGTGATCGGCCTTGCGCTCACCGCAACAGACCTGATTAGGAGAATCATCATGGCTTTCGAATTGCCGCCGCTGCCTTACCCACACGATGCCCTGCAGCCGCACATTTCCAGGGAAACCCTGGAATACCACCACGACAAGCACCACAACACCTATGTCGTGAACCTGAACAACCTGGTGCCAGGCACCGAGTTCGAAGGCAAGACCCTGGAAGAAATCGTCAAGACTTCCTCGGGCGGTATCTTCAACAACGCCGCTCAGGTCTGGAACCACACTTTCTACTGGAACTGCCTGGCGCCAAACGCCGGCGGTCAACCAACCGGTGCACTGGCTGAAGCGATCAACGCAGCCTTCGGTTCGTTCGACAAGTTCAAGGAAGAGTTCAGCAAAACCTCGATCGGCACCTTCGGTTCCGGCTGGGGCTGGCTGGTGAAAAAGGCTGACGGTTCCCTGGCGCTGGCCAGCACCATCGGCGCGGGCAACCCGATCACCAGCGGCGACACCCCGCTGCTGACCTGCGACGTCTGGGAACACGCTTACTACATCGACTACCGCAACGTGCGTCCGAAGTACGTAGAAGCGTTCTGGAACCTGGTCAACTGGAAGTTCGTGGCCGAGCAGTTCGAAGGCAAAGCCTTCACCGCTTAAGCTGCACGCCAGACAAGAAACCCGGCTATTGCCGGGTTTTTTTATGCTCGCGGATGGCGTTTTTCTCACGCTGAAAACAGCTTCGTGCCGTTTGTCGGGAGCGCACGGGAAGCTACCATCACAGAGCGCAAAAAATATCATGTGCAGGCTCAAGTTGAGGGCCGCCACTACCGACACAGTTAATTCAGAGCTAATACTCCAATTGGCAGCATTTTGACCAAGGCACGGGTGAATCTCCCTGAGCCCGATTGTCCCTTTGACTGCCACCCCGGGATTGCCAATACTCATGGCAACTTGACGCTACCCGCACGGAACAAGGAATACCCCTTTGAAGCTGGAACTCAAGAACAGCTTGTCGGTGAAGTTGCTCCGGGTCGTGCTCCTGTCGGCATTGATCGTCGGCGTGGTCTTGAGCTGTGCGCAAATCGTCTTCGATGCCTACAAGACCCGTCAGGCGGTGGCCGGCGATGCCGAGCGGATTCTCGACATGTTCCGCGACCCGTCGACTCAGGCTG comes from the Pseudomonas granadensis genome and includes:
- a CDS encoding ACT domain-containing protein, whose protein sequence is MAGETSLTTLLRSMSPQLNAGEYVFCTLFDGVLPRDLEIVGSFREQEGLTVIVQRAHAEQAGLHFDYVAAWITLNVHSALEAVGLTAAFATALGQAGISCNVIAGYYHDHLFVGQADAERAMQVLRDLAANAE
- a CDS encoding LysE/ArgO family amino acid transporter, which codes for MWQSYVNGLLVALGLIMAIGTQNAFVLAQSLRREHHLPVAALCVACDALLVAAGVFGLATILAQNPTLLAVARWGGATFLIWYGSQALRRACSKQSLDQGAKQTVRSLRAVMLSALAVTLLNPHVYLDTVLLIGSLGAQQSVPGAYVVGAASASLLWFFTLALGAAWLAPWLARPSTWRILDLVVALMMFTVAGQLIIAN
- a CDS encoding LysR family transcriptional regulator ArgP, translated to MFDYKLLSALAAVVEQAGFERAAQVLGLSQSAISQRIKLLEARVGQPVLIRGTPPAPTEIGRRLLNHVQQVRLLERDLQSVVPALDEEGLPDRLRIALNADSLATWWGQAVGDFCAAQHLLLDLIVEDQTVGLKRMRAGEVAACLCASERPVAGARSVLLGAMRYRALASPAFIERHFPQGVRAEQLPRTPALVFGPDDFLQHRYLASLGVDGGFEHHLCPSSEGFIRLAEAGIGWGLVPELQVREQLRSGVLRELLPDKPIDVPLYWHHWRNGGQLLNLLTEQLLRSSPQWLVA
- a CDS encoding NAD-dependent epimerase/dehydratase family protein, coding for MKILVTGASGFIGGRFARFALEQGLEVRVNGRRAESVEHLVRRGAEFVPGDLTDAELARELCADVEAVVHCAGAVGVWGRYQDFHQGNVQVTENVVEACLKQRVRRLVHLSSPSIYFDGRDHLGLTEEQVPKRFRHPYAATKYLAEQKVFGAQEFGLETIALRPRFVTGAGDMSIFPRLLNMQRKGRLAIVGNGLNKVDFTSVHNLNEAMLSGLLAPGSALGKAYNISNGAPVPLWDVVNYVMRNMDVPQVRKYRSYALAYSVAALNEGACKLWPGRPEPTLSRLGMQVMNKNFTLDISRARHYLDYDPKVSLWSALDEFCAWWKAQDIR
- a CDS encoding superoxide dismutase, coding for MAFELPPLPYPHDALQPHISRETLEYHHDKHHNTYVVNLNNLVPGTEFEGKTLEEIVKTSSGGIFNNAAQVWNHTFYWNCLAPNAGGQPTGALAEAINAAFGSFDKFKEEFSKTSIGTFGSGWGWLVKKADGSLALASTIGAGNPITSGDTPLLTCDVWEHAYYIDYRNVRPKYVEAFWNLVNWKFVAEQFEGKAFTA